In the Hermetia illucens chromosome 1, iHerIll2.2.curated.20191125, whole genome shotgun sequence genome, TTTTTTGTTCTTTCAATCAATGATCCTCATTTGGTGCATAAATGTCTGCCTACATACCAGAAAATGGAACCTGGTGATTTAATTAGCGCGAAGACTGCATTCTTTTGCTTTATTGCTTTATTTAATGGATGAGTATTGATTGATGTAGCTCGTAGCAACATAAACCTATGTATATAAAAGGAGCACGATTGGAAAATGATGTTAGAAGTAAACAGTTTAGATAGAGCCTCAGTATCCAACAGCGAAGATGAAGGTATGAAGATGCTATCTACTTTTTGTTTGGGTAGAACCTTCGAGGGCCGCGAAACTGCTTTATttaaataacaatttttttcgaaGTGTTATATAAATACATTCCCAATTCTTACAGCTTATCATTGTTACTGTTCTTGCACTCCTGGTAATGCATTCGGAATCGTTGGTACTCCCAATTGTACCGTCACTTTCTTATACTGCAGTGAGTGGTCCCACGGTTGTTGCTGCTCCTCCCATAACCATTGTTGCTGCCCAAGGAACGTATGTAGCTCAAACACGTGGAGCTGTACATGTCGCCCCGTTAGAAGGTCATGTTAATTCGGCAGCCTCAGTAAATTTGGAGCCAGCTCCAGGAACCAAGTAAGATATGGGGATTTTCGTGTTAATTACATCGAGAATGttcttatttgaaataaaatgaatattgCAATCATTTTATGGCTTTCAACTTACTTCCACGATAAAGCTTCTCAATTCATCACTCAGCTCCCACGGGGCGTAGGGCAAGCTTATTTGCTTACACACTTAGTATGTTCCAAAAGAATTGGTAACAAAATCATAGTCGGTCttaaaatttcattaatatCCTTTATAGCGTAGAGGAAATATTGACTTGCTTCTAACCTTATTTTCCACAGGTAGGTTTCTCAGCATCAACATCGCATTGCGGT is a window encoding:
- the LOC119646128 gene encoding adult cuticle protein 1-like: MKLIIVTVLALLVMHSESLVLPIVPSLSYTAVSGPTVVAAPPITIVAAQGTYVAQTRGAVHVAPLEGHVNSAASVNLEPAPGTK